A genomic window from Oceanobacillus timonensis includes:
- the dtd gene encoding D-aminoacyl-tRNA deacylase, whose product MKVVLQRVKEASVTVQEEKIGAIQKGFLLLVGVTHEDTEEDVNYLVNKIVHLRIFEDEDGKMNRSLKDTGGSILSVSQFTLYGDTKKGRRPSFIKAAKPNQAESVYHAFNQALRTEGIVTETGEFGAMMDVQLINDGPVTLIIDSKDR is encoded by the coding sequence ATGAAAGTAGTATTGCAACGGGTGAAGGAAGCTTCTGTCACCGTCCAAGAAGAAAAAATCGGTGCTATACAAAAAGGGTTTCTTCTGCTTGTCGGTGTCACACATGAAGACACGGAGGAAGACGTAAATTATCTTGTTAATAAGATTGTCCATTTGCGTATTTTCGAAGATGAAGATGGGAAAATGAATCGATCTCTGAAAGATACAGGCGGAAGTATATTGTCTGTGTCACAGTTTACATTATATGGAGATACCAAAAAAGGCAGACGTCCAAGCTTTATCAAAGCAGCGAAGCCGAATCAGGCCGAGTCGGTATATCATGCCTTTAACCAAGCCTTGCGTACGGAAGGGATTGTTACGGAGACAGGCGAATTTGGAGCGATGATGGACGTACAGCTGATCAATGACGGTCCGGTTACATTAATTATTGATAGTAAAGACAGATGA
- a CDS encoding sigma factor-like helix-turn-helix DNA-binding protein, with protein MHRHIKQRNANDYSDLLMVDFHHFLQMEKSATYLEIATELGISIQEVKQLKKRAGRS; from the coding sequence ATGCATCGACATATAAAACAGCGTAATGCCAATGATTATTCTGATTTGCTGATGGTTGATTTTCATCATTTTCTGCAAATGGAAAAGTCAGCAACGTATTTAGAAATAGCAACGGAGCTTGGTATTTCCATTCAGGAAGTGAAACAATTGAAAAAAAGAGCTGGTCGTTCTTGA
- the hisS gene encoding histidine--tRNA ligase: MAMKAPRGTVDILPEETAKWQYVEKQIKEICDAYYYHEIRTPIFEHTEVFQRGVGDSTDIVQKEMYTFEDRGGRSITLRPEGTAAVARAFVENKLFGSPDLPEKLYYFGSMFRYERPQKGRMRQLNQFGVEAMGSEDPAVDAEVIDLAMQIYQRLGLKSLKLVINSLGDKESRQAHRDALVAHFDPYREELCADCQARLDNNPLRVLDCKKDRDHPAMQTAPSILNYLNEQSQTYFEQVKAYLDAMGIPYVVDPNLVRGLDYYNHTAFEIMSEADGFGAITTLAGGGRYDGLINEFGGPNTPGIGFGMGLERLLMALQVEGVDIPVDTGLDCYVAGFGSEKVRLETVKLVHQLRSAGVQVDTDYQYRKMKGQLKAADRLGAKFVFFLGDDEIEKQIITVKNMETGDQKEISMDNVINEFKALLEEI, from the coding sequence ATGGCTATGAAAGCGCCGAGAGGTACCGTGGATATTTTGCCGGAAGAGACGGCAAAATGGCAATATGTTGAAAAACAAATCAAAGAAATTTGTGATGCTTATTATTATCACGAAATACGCACGCCGATATTTGAGCACACAGAAGTTTTCCAGCGTGGTGTCGGGGATTCTACCGATATTGTTCAAAAGGAAATGTATACATTTGAAGACCGGGGAGGCAGAAGCATTACACTCCGTCCGGAAGGAACTGCTGCTGTAGCCCGTGCATTTGTAGAAAATAAACTGTTTGGCAGTCCAGATTTACCAGAAAAGTTGTATTACTTCGGTTCCATGTTCCGTTATGAACGACCGCAAAAGGGAAGAATGCGGCAGTTAAACCAGTTTGGTGTGGAAGCGATGGGGAGTGAAGACCCAGCTGTAGATGCGGAAGTCATTGATTTGGCAATGCAAATTTATCAGCGCTTGGGTCTGAAATCGCTGAAGCTTGTGATTAACTCATTAGGTGATAAAGAAAGCCGTCAAGCACATCGCGACGCACTTGTGGCTCACTTTGATCCATATCGAGAGGAACTTTGTGCAGATTGTCAGGCACGATTGGACAACAATCCGTTACGTGTACTGGACTGCAAAAAAGACCGTGATCATCCGGCCATGCAAACAGCACCATCCATCTTAAACTATCTAAATGAACAATCCCAAACTTATTTTGAACAGGTTAAGGCATATTTGGATGCGATGGGTATTCCTTATGTAGTAGATCCGAATTTAGTTCGCGGATTAGATTACTATAATCACACAGCATTTGAAATTATGAGTGAAGCTGATGGGTTTGGTGCTATTACAACATTAGCAGGCGGTGGAAGATACGATGGTTTAATTAATGAATTTGGCGGTCCAAACACACCGGGAATCGGTTTCGGAATGGGACTGGAGCGGTTATTAATGGCGCTTCAGGTAGAAGGTGTTGACATTCCTGTTGATACTGGACTGGATTGTTATGTGGCAGGTTTCGGATCTGAAAAAGTGCGCTTAGAAACTGTAAAACTCGTTCATCAGTTGCGTTCTGCTGGAGTCCAGGTGGATACGGATTATCAGTACCGCAAAATGAAAGGACAGCTGAAAGCCGCTGACCGTCTGGGAGCAAAATTTGTATTCTTTTTAGGCGATGATGAAATAGAAAAACAAATCATAACCGTTAAAAATATGGAAACCGGCGATCAAAAAGAAATATCAATGGATAATGTAATAAACGAATTTAAAGCGTTATTGGAGGAGATTTAG
- the aspS gene encoding aspartate--tRNA ligase, which produces MTERVLSGHLTEKEIEKEVRLKGWVQKRRDLGGLIFIDLRDKSGVMQIVFNPDYSVEALEVAESIRSEYVIDVVGKLVLRDESTINPSIATGKLEVIVNSITVLNKAKTPPFMIQDDVNIAEDIRLKYRYLDLRRPGLQETFKLRHQTTQSIRNYLNNNEFLEMETPILTKSTPEGARDYLVPSRVHPGDFYALPQSPQLFKQLIMMSGFERYYQIARCFRDEDLRADRQPEFTQVDIETSFLTSDEIMTMTEEMMKQVVKEVKGVDIQLPLKRMPYDEAMDRFGSDKPDTRFGLELTHVTDIVADSGFKVFRQAVENGGKVALLNVAGAADSYSRKDIDQLTEYVNVYGAKGLAWLKVEEEEVKGPISKFLSDEEKAAIVDKAHAASGDLLLFVADKSSVVYDSLGALRLKLGKDLQLIDEEAFHFLWVTDWPLFEYDEELGRYFAAHHPFTSPVEADKEKLLTDPINVRANAYDLVLNGYELGGGSIRIHQTELQNQMFQALGFTEEEAREQFGFLLDALEYGAPPHGGVALGLDRIIMLLAGRSNLRDTILFPKTASASDLMTEAPSEVSDDQLQELSIALAKKNENKK; this is translated from the coding sequence ATGACGGAACGTGTTTTATCTGGACATTTAACAGAAAAAGAAATAGAAAAAGAAGTCAGGTTGAAAGGATGGGTCCAAAAACGCCGTGATCTTGGCGGGCTTATTTTCATTGATTTACGCGATAAATCCGGAGTGATGCAGATTGTTTTTAATCCGGATTATTCCGTAGAAGCATTAGAAGTAGCTGAAAGCATCCGTTCTGAGTATGTGATAGATGTCGTCGGCAAACTTGTTTTGCGTGACGAATCAACTATCAATCCATCCATTGCAACTGGTAAGTTGGAAGTGATTGTTAACTCGATTACCGTGCTGAATAAAGCGAAAACCCCGCCGTTTATGATTCAGGATGATGTTAATATTGCGGAAGATATCCGTTTGAAATACCGTTATTTAGATTTACGCCGGCCAGGTTTACAAGAAACATTTAAATTACGCCATCAAACAACGCAAAGCATCCGTAACTATTTAAATAACAATGAATTTCTGGAAATGGAAACACCGATTTTAACAAAAAGTACACCAGAAGGAGCGCGTGACTATCTTGTTCCGAGCAGGGTTCATCCAGGTGACTTTTATGCTTTGCCGCAATCTCCGCAGTTATTTAAACAATTAATTATGATGAGCGGATTTGAGCGGTATTATCAAATCGCGCGCTGTTTCCGTGATGAAGATTTGCGGGCGGACCGTCAGCCGGAATTTACACAGGTTGATATTGAAACTTCCTTTTTGACAAGTGATGAAATTATGACCATGACGGAAGAAATGATGAAGCAGGTCGTGAAAGAAGTAAAAGGTGTTGACATTCAACTTCCTTTAAAGCGGATGCCTTATGATGAAGCAATGGATCGTTTTGGTTCCGATAAACCTGATACACGTTTTGGATTGGAGTTAACACATGTAACGGACATCGTAGCTGATTCCGGGTTTAAAGTATTTAGACAAGCGGTAGAAAATGGCGGTAAAGTTGCTTTATTAAATGTTGCAGGTGCTGCCGACAGTTATTCCAGAAAAGATATTGACCAACTAACAGAGTATGTCAATGTGTATGGTGCAAAAGGTTTAGCCTGGTTAAAAGTAGAGGAAGAAGAAGTGAAAGGTCCAATCAGTAAATTCTTATCCGATGAGGAAAAGGCAGCAATCGTCGATAAAGCACATGCTGCTAGTGGAGATTTGCTATTGTTTGTTGCTGACAAATCATCTGTTGTCTACGATAGTTTAGGTGCTCTGCGTCTGAAGCTGGGGAAAGATTTACAATTGATTGATGAAGAGGCATTTCATTTCTTATGGGTAACGGATTGGCCTTTATTTGAATATGATGAGGAATTAGGCCGTTATTTTGCAGCCCATCATCCGTTTACATCACCAGTGGAAGCAGATAAAGAGAAGTTGTTAACTGATCCAATCAATGTGCGGGCTAATGCCTATGATTTAGTATTAAATGGCTATGAGCTTGGCGGCGGATCCATCCGTATTCACCAAACAGAACTTCAAAATCAGATGTTTCAAGCGTTAGGGTTTACGGAAGAAGAAGCAAGAGAACAATTCGGCTTCTTACTGGATGCATTAGAATATGGAGCGCCACCTCATGGAGGAGTTGCACTTGGTTTAGACCGTATCATTATGCTTTTGGCAGGACGTTCCAATCTGCGTGATACGATTCTTTTCCCTAAAACAGCATCCGCTTCTGACTTGATGACAGAAGCTCCCAGTGAAGTAAGTGATGACCAGTTGCAGGAATTGTCGATTGCCTTGGCGAAAAAAAACGAAAATAAAAAATAA
- the gdhA gene encoding NADP-specific glutamate dehydrogenase, which produces MGNNVKKYNQTAKEYVQTVYEELNQRNHHETEFLQAVEEIVQSLEGVFEKHPEYMEAGILERIIEPERLIAFRVPWVDDAGQVQVNRGYRVQFSSAIGPYKGGLRFHPTVNTSIIKFLGFEQIFKNALTGQPIGGGKGGSDFDPKGKSDLEIMRFCQSFMSELSRHIGPDTDVPAGDIGVGAREIGYLYGQYKKIRGTVEPGVLTGKSLGFGGSLARKEATGFGLVYFMQEMLQDNGLDFSNKTVTVSGSGNVSIYAMEKAVEFGARVVACSDSNGYIYDENGIDIELVKKIKEVDRGRISEYLETHSDAEYVADGCVWEVPCEIALPSATQNEIDEETAQALIKNGVIAVGEGANMPSSLEAINQFQSNNVLFAPAKAANAGGVAVSALEMAQNSSRVAWNFEKVDEKLQNIMKDIYQNSIQAANEYGEAGNLVAGSNIAGFLKVADAMVEQGII; this is translated from the coding sequence ATGGGGAATAATGTGAAGAAATATAATCAAACAGCAAAAGAATATGTTCAGACAGTTTATGAAGAGTTAAACCAAAGAAATCATCATGAAACCGAATTTTTACAAGCAGTGGAAGAAATTGTTCAATCATTGGAAGGTGTCTTCGAGAAACATCCGGAATACATGGAAGCAGGGATTTTAGAGAGAATTATAGAACCAGAACGCCTGATTGCTTTCCGTGTTCCCTGGGTTGATGATGCGGGACAGGTACAAGTAAACCGTGGATACCGTGTTCAATTCAGCAGTGCTATCGGGCCATACAAAGGCGGCCTTCGTTTCCATCCAACAGTAAATACAAGTATTATTAAATTTTTAGGATTTGAACAAATTTTCAAAAATGCTTTAACCGGCCAACCTATTGGCGGAGGGAAAGGCGGATCTGATTTTGATCCAAAAGGAAAATCAGATCTTGAAATCATGCGTTTTTGTCAAAGCTTTATGTCAGAATTATCCAGACACATTGGCCCGGATACAGATGTACCTGCAGGAGATATTGGTGTAGGCGCAAGAGAAATTGGTTATCTTTACGGCCAGTATAAGAAAATAAGAGGGACTGTTGAACCTGGTGTGCTGACTGGTAAAAGCCTAGGTTTTGGCGGAAGCTTGGCACGAAAAGAAGCAACTGGTTTTGGTCTGGTTTACTTTATGCAGGAAATGCTTCAAGATAATGGACTGGATTTTTCAAATAAAACAGTGACTGTTTCCGGTTCAGGAAATGTATCCATTTATGCCATGGAAAAAGCTGTCGAATTTGGAGCGCGTGTTGTTGCATGCAGCGATTCTAATGGATATATTTATGATGAAAATGGAATCGATATTGAGCTCGTGAAGAAGATTAAAGAAGTAGATAGAGGACGTATTAGTGAATACTTAGAAACACATTCTGATGCAGAATATGTAGCTGACGGCTGCGTATGGGAAGTACCATGTGAGATTGCTTTACCTAGTGCGACTCAAAATGAAATTGACGAAGAAACTGCCCAAGCGTTAATTAAAAATGGTGTTATTGCTGTGGGAGAAGGCGCGAATATGCCGTCATCCTTAGAGGCAATTAATCAATTTCAGAGTAACAATGTTTTATTTGCACCGGCAAAAGCGGCAAATGCAGGCGGGGTAGCTGTATCTGCATTAGAAATGGCGCAAAACAGCAGCCGGGTAGCTTGGAATTTTGAAAAAGTAGATGAAAAGCTGCAAAATATTATGAAGGATATTTATCAAAACAGCATTCAAGCTGCAAATGAATATGGAGAGGCAGGGAATCTTGTAGCAGGTTCCAATATTGCAGGGTTCTTAAAAGTAGCAGATGCGATGGTGGAACAAGGGATTATCTAA
- a CDS encoding RsfA family transcriptional regulator, protein MVKVRQDAWSHEDDLLLAETVLRHIREGSTQLNAFEEVGDHLNRTSAACGFRWNAEVRNKYENAIDLAKRQRKERKRAFNKTVQAVPKMRPANQPEHTPSDEESTDKPEPQINLEEPAATFNLDSVITYLKSLKKELYTSNQSKSSMQSLESENSVLQSKVEELQKKLADTEQQLQAMKEDYQTFIQIMDRARKMTVFEDKHPVGAPAFRMDKNGNLEQLAQGSN, encoded by the coding sequence ATGGTAAAAGTGAGACAAGACGCCTGGTCTCATGAGGATGATTTATTATTGGCAGAAACAGTGTTAAGACATATTCGTGAAGGAAGTACGCAGCTAAATGCTTTCGAAGAAGTTGGAGACCACTTAAATCGTACTTCTGCTGCTTGCGGATTTAGATGGAATGCAGAAGTACGCAATAAATATGAAAATGCAATAGATTTAGCAAAGAGACAACGAAAAGAGAGAAAGAGAGCATTCAATAAAACGGTTCAAGCTGTTCCGAAGATGCGCCCTGCTAATCAACCGGAACATACCCCGTCTGATGAAGAATCAACGGACAAACCAGAACCGCAAATCAATCTCGAAGAACCAGCTGCAACATTTAATTTAGATTCTGTGATTACGTATTTAAAATCTTTAAAGAAAGAATTATATACTTCGAATCAGTCCAAATCTTCGATGCAATCGTTAGAAAGCGAGAACAGTGTTTTACAATCGAAAGTAGAAGAACTACAAAAGAAATTAGCAGATACGGAGCAACAGCTGCAAGCGATGAAAGAAGATTATCAAACATTTATCCAGATTATGGACCGTGCCCGTAAAATGACCGTTTTTGAGGATAAACATCCTGTCGGTGCACCAGCCTTCCGCATGGATAAGAACGGAAACCTGGAGCAGCTCGCACAAGGTTCCAACTAA
- a CDS encoding replication-associated recombination protein A produces the protein MYKQPLAYRMRPKNIDDIIGQEHLVGQGKIIDRMVKANQLSSMILFGPPGTGKTSMAFAFAETVGLPSKTLNAVTDKKKDMEIVVEQAKMQGQTVLILDEVHRLDKAKQDFLLPHLENNLLTLIGCTTSNPYHSINPAIRSRCHLFELHGLTLENVKTALHRAVEDQTNGYGDKDVHINDDALEHFAIAANGDLRAALNGLELAVSSTPPDASGQLAITLDIAEECMQKKSFSHDKDGDAHYDVLSAFQKSIRGSDADAALHYLGRLIEAGDLDSIARRLVVIAYEDIGLASPQAGPRAVAAVQAAERIGFPEARIPLADIVVELALSPKSNTAYKALDAALTDIRNGKSGDIPAHLKDAHYSGANKLGKGNDYQYPHNYPGAWVKQQYLPDTIKNRQYYTPKDTGKFESALKQVYERVKKD, from the coding sequence ATGTATAAACAACCACTGGCATATCGAATGAGACCAAAAAACATAGATGATATTATAGGACAAGAACACTTGGTAGGTCAAGGAAAAATAATTGATCGTATGGTGAAAGCGAATCAACTTTCTTCCATGATTCTCTTTGGCCCGCCTGGAACCGGAAAAACGTCCATGGCATTTGCCTTTGCGGAAACAGTTGGATTGCCATCCAAAACATTAAATGCCGTTACAGATAAGAAAAAAGATATGGAAATTGTTGTCGAGCAGGCAAAAATGCAAGGACAAACCGTTCTTATCTTAGATGAGGTACATCGTCTGGATAAAGCTAAACAAGATTTTTTGCTGCCGCATTTAGAAAATAATTTACTGACTTTAATCGGCTGTACAACAAGTAACCCGTATCATTCGATTAATCCGGCAATTAGAAGCCGCTGCCACTTATTTGAGCTGCACGGATTAACACTTGAAAATGTGAAAACAGCATTGCATCGTGCGGTAGAAGATCAGACAAATGGCTATGGAGATAAGGATGTTCACATCAATGATGACGCGCTGGAGCATTTTGCAATTGCAGCAAACGGCGACTTGCGCGCTGCCTTAAACGGCTTGGAACTGGCAGTCAGCTCGACACCGCCGGATGCTTCCGGACAACTGGCGATAACATTGGACATTGCAGAAGAATGTATGCAAAAGAAAAGTTTTTCCCACGATAAGGATGGAGATGCCCATTATGATGTTTTAAGCGCTTTTCAAAAATCGATTCGTGGAAGCGATGCTGATGCGGCCCTTCATTATTTAGGACGTCTGATAGAAGCCGGCGATTTGGACAGTATTGCAAGAAGGCTGGTTGTTATTGCTTATGAAGATATTGGCCTGGCAAGTCCACAGGCAGGTCCTCGTGCTGTAGCGGCCGTTCAGGCTGCAGAGCGGATTGGATTTCCAGAAGCACGGATTCCATTAGCTGACATTGTCGTAGAGTTAGCCCTCTCTCCCAAATCAAACACTGCTTATAAAGCACTCGATGCGGCTTTAACGGACATACGCAATGGAAAAAGCGGCGATATTCCTGCTCACTTAAAAGATGCCCATTATTCAGGAGCCAATAAACTTGGCAAAGGGAACGATTATCAATATCCGCATAATTATCCCGGCGCATGGGTGAAACAACAATACCTGCCGGATACGATTAAAAATCGACAATACTATACGCCAAAAGACACCGGAAAATTCGAAAGTGCCCTCAAACAAGTATACGAACGAGTAAAAAAAGATTAA